The Etheostoma spectabile isolate EspeVRDwgs_2016 chromosome 1, UIUC_Espe_1.0, whole genome shotgun sequence genome has a segment encoding these proteins:
- the tp53bp1 gene encoding TP53-binding protein 1 isoform X4, which translates to MDPGGNELDSSLPQPENPCLIVEDSQPDSVALEDDPESSYRALLARRLSSLQPTSRSPVLMETSIQPSIHPSSQPSTIQGHLELISSPLGSRLSQTDSQSESSQSNNQAEPGILLADNSSSAFQEESQVLNICPPANKRKCAADDTNMDSGADSTTHCIQSEEGTSQFGFLELSQSQDLRGEVINSQQEDEEEDIVLQPDSETRTKLAEQNISCRTSDSQDNRAVRSEVSSSSSLEPPGPSGRQLSIQALLHSQAPGEQGEQDGEILSSQEDMFDADKTGAAVDSTVSEPEQQTHPTSTPAHTLRLLHLSGQGTLVQESLSQSSVDYVAPTPDNFTHTPLIVPSSPTGPENEHGADEAMDTSLPPEDRAGEKEEPMETEADSKPHPSASTPLSQNSPGFVLERTLSIPSQPEFSHDVFVPTQSQEAPQQSDKKMTSLPRETQSQHLESGAFTLPLQLSMNTQSSSPAQKTSEHIEEDSQATQIEELEEPPGVDTSDSVVSHQRSESNGVSSESQTATSSKASAFAKSPKHRSECATKEPSHLSQQSDVHKKTSWNVQDVNVKDRKSDSKEACSADAVSCSQPKFDPSDLTVNSCVQETPPDTTPCSLSSQSMISNTSVVDVVKGSVDLRKEGGTAKSPSIKLFSHKCGTGGNSQTVKDVTYEPVDGDVEEDVVMEEGESTFGGGASGMALALSQSQLLSPEPVEGESGDRGEDSVIVVTDSERDSQVLQKDVSSQSKTNNSQPIGGNASVSTNGHESQAQAKKVHPAPDRLSQTERVGPEPEGLKDKSLSDSSGEISFHFTLPKEGELIGPAVGATPPLISQLKQTLRHSTPIEISSFSEKSGVVGDVSADGAMAASDIVSGESGDDTAEKGDGKLSLRMKLVTPVEEGSSERFSLQKPALSEEDESVVKVTTVAKAVTSSPSVFSRVRQVHRQQEPREDSQAGGNTTPLREELFASPQRSSQASSLGCNSLPNSQSEPSQQEALAAPQESRKDPPGPTEQSGDKQGPPQAPEPPTPNRTDGSQRAPQQTIASSPSNKLRQRTVSQQTSFDTPGLRSPAGRGEPESPSFRRTAAPAHRRHVRTIQEVRTTVTRVITDVYYEDGKEVERKVTEETEEPVVDCQVLDGDMSPCRTGSSSLTSGDLADISSLSSKASSLQHSSGGTSSSGFTRPDFIMPPSRGATSFSPRRGGGQQQRGHRGQRAGSVVTMHRGDSTLGSRAFVPLTPRGRARRGRPPSRASMSRGGGVGSLQRLGAHGQPQSSSEDELYTRMLPPRLPISPTDAELPSHSDSLRSSPEEASSARSSFVGLRVVAKWSSNGCFYSGRIMKDIGEGRFRLRFDDGYECEVAGKDILLCDPIPLETEVTALLEDEYFSIGVVRGHKTEGQELFYSVEKDGQTQWYNRTAIILSLEQGNKLREQHSLGPYEPSTTLSKASDISLDNLVEGKRRRRGGPEGQNTPNRSSSSSPRTPGPSGKRKLMASEDNRTPAKRGRRGSGVKAAQRVGLCNTSGSGTDLPGQSCDVGETHGPLPQNTTLFMGFAFMLTTSSEIDRLTNKHSSDDEEDYVQTGPYNKAYTESQLQAGGGFVLPDFNEEQCKAAYQSLLIADQHCRTRKYLLCLASGVPCVSHIWVRDCCKENKLLNYRNYLLPAGVGPDETIVEWHPRCSPFKALRVLLVFEKPVELWAQLITLGGGSSIRQFQTDKDGLDIPASKYDVVVTDRACPPLVEKNVTSQKVPLVSPEWLIQSVIRGERLGFHSKPQYRHDYSSSTASS; encoded by the exons ATGGATCCCGGTGGAAATGAACTGGACTCCAGCCTGCCTCAGCCCGAGAACCCGTGTCTGATCGTGGAGGACTCCCAGCCGGACAGTGTCGCCCTGGAGGACGACCCTGAAAGCAGCTACCGAGCTCTGCTGGCCCGGCGCCTGTCCAGCCTGCAGCCCACCTCCCGCAGTCCGGTTCTG ATGGAGACATCaatccagccatccatccatccatccagccagcCATCCACTATTCAGGGTCACTTG GAACTGATATCTTCCCCGTTAGGAAGCAGATTATCTCAGACTGatagccaatcagagagctCCCAGAGTAACAACCAAGCTGAACCAG GCATTCTCCTGGCGGACAACTCCAGTTCTGCATTCCAGGAGGAAAGTCAAGTTCTGAACATTTGCCCTCCAGCCAACAAGAGAAA GTGTGCAGCAGATGACACTAATATGGATTCTGGAGCTGATTCTACCACACACTGCATTCAGTCTGAGG aGGGAACCTCTCAATTTGGTTTTCTTGAGCTTTCTCAGAGTCAGGATTTGCGAGGTGAAGTGATCAACAGTCagcaggaagatgaagaagaagacatcGTACTGCAGCCAGACAGCGAAACACGCACCAAATTAG CAGAGCAGAACATCAGCTGCAGGACTTCAGACAGTCAGGACAACAGAGCAGTGAG ATCTGAGGTGAGCTCCAGCAGCTCATTGGAGCCTCCGGGTCCGTCGGGGAGGCAGCTGAGCATCCAGGCTCTTCTGCACTCTCAGGCCCCTGGTGAGCAGGGCGAGCAGGACGGTGAGATCCTGTCCTCGCAGGAGGACATGTTCGACGCTGACAAGACAG GTGCTGCGGTGGACAGCACAGTGTCTGAGCCGGAGCAGCAGACTCACCCCACTTCGACACCGGCCCACACCCTGCGACTGTTGCATCTGTCTGGACAGGGAACACTGGTGCAGGAAAGCCTGTCCCA GAGCTCTGTTGACTATGTAGCCCCCACCCCAGACAACTTCACCCACACCCCTTTAATTGTTCCCAGCTCACCAACTGGACCAGAGAATGAACACG GTGCTGACGAAGCGATGGATACTTCACTGCCCCCAGAAGACCGAGCCGGAGAAAAGGAAGAGCCAATGGAAACGGAGGCAGACTCCAAGCCACACCCGTCCGCCTCTACTCCTTTATCCCAGAATTCCCCTGGATTTGTGTTAGAGCGAACTCTCTCTATACCCTCCCAGCCAGAGTTCTCTCAT GATGTGTTTGTCCCAACGCAGAGCCAAGAGGCACCACAACAGTCAGATAAGAAGATGACATCATTGCCTCGCGAGACACAGTCTCAACATCTGGAGTCAGGTGCTTTCACTTTGCCTTTGCAGCTCTCTATGAACACGCAGAGCAGTAGCCCAGCCCAGAAGACCTCGGAACATATTGAGGAGGACAGCCAGGCCACTCAGATCGAGGAGCTGGAGGAGCCGCCCGGTGTCGACACCAGCGACTCCGTGGTTTCACACCAGAGGAGCGAGAGCAACGGCGTCTCTTCAGAGTCACAAACTGCCACCAGTTCTAAAGCTTCCGCCTTTGCTAAATCACCAAAGCATCGCAGTGAATGTGCCACAAAGGAGCCGTCCCATCTGTCGCAGCAGTCTGACGTGCACAAAAAGACCTCTTGGAATGTACAAGATGTGAATGTAAAAGACCGTAAGAGTGACAGCAAAGAGGCGTGCTCTGCTGACGCAGTGTCCTGCTCCCAACCAAAGTTTGATCCCTCCGATCTGACCGTTAACAGCTGTGTGCAGGAGACTCCCCCAGACACTACACCATGCAGTTTGTCCTCGCAGTCTATGATCTCTAACACATCTGTTGTGGATGTGGTGAAGGGTTCTGTAGACttgaggaaggaaggaggaactGCAAAGAGTCCTTCCATAAAATTATTTTCACATAAGTGTGGAACGGGTGGCAACAGTCAAACTGTCAAAGACGTTACGTATGAGCCTGTGGATGGTGACGTAGAAGAGGATGTTGTgatggaggagggggagagCACGTTTGGAGGCGGGGCCTCAGGAATGGCTCTGGCCCTTTCCCAGAGCCAGCTGTTGTCTCCTGAGCCGGTGGAGGGGGAGAGCGGCGACAGAGGAGAGGACAGTGTCATCGTCGTTACAGACAGCGAGAGAGACTCCCAGGTTCTTCAGAAAGACGTGTCGTCACAGTCAAAGACCAACAATTCCCAACCAATCGGAGGCAACGCGTCCGTCTCCACTAACGGCCACGAGTCCCAGGCGCAGGCGAAGAAGGTGCACCCGGCTCCCGATAGGCTCTCCCAGACCGAGAGGGTGGGGCCTGAACCAGAGGGGCTCAAAGACAAGAGCCTGAGTGATAGCTCGGGAG AAATTTCCTTCCACTTCACACTTCCTAAAGAAGGGGAGCTGATTGGTCCTGCTGTCGGTGCCACGCCCCCTCTAATCAGCCAGCTGAAGCAGACGCTGAGACACAGCACTCCCATCG aGATCAGTTCTTTTTCTGAAAAGTCAGGCGTGGTGGGGGATGTCTCTGCAGACGGTGCAATGGCAGCCAGTGACATTGTGTCGGGGGAAAGCGGGGATGACACAGCGGAAAAGGGAGACGGGAAGCTGAGTTTGAGGATGAAGCTGGTGACCCCCGTCGAAGAGGGCAGCTCGGAGCGCTTCAGCCTGCAGA AGCCAGCACTATCAGAAGAGGATGAATCTGTTGTCAAGGTTACCACTGTTGCCAAGGCTGTTACCAG CAGCCCGTCAGTGTTCAGTCGTGTCAGACAGGTGCACAGACAGCAGGAGCCAAGGGAGGACAGCCAGGCTGGAGGCAACACCACACCGCTCAG AGAGGAGCTGTTTGCCTCTCCACAGAGGAGCTCCCAGGCGTCTTCGCTGGGATGCAACAGCCTcccaaacagccaatcagagccttCACAACAGGAAGCGTTGGCAGCACCTCAGGAGAGCCGTAAGGATCCTCCTGGCCCTACCGAGCAGTCTGGGGATAAGCAAGGACCCCCTCAAGCTCCAGAGCCGCCCACCCCGAATCGGACCGATGGCAGTCAGAGGGCTCCTCAGCAGACCATCGCCTCCAGTCCGTCCAACAAG CTCCGTCAGCGGACAGTCTCCCAGCAGACCAGCTTCGATACACCGGGGCTGCGCTCCCCAGCTGGCAGG GGTGAACCAGAGTCTCCGTCCTTTAGAAGAACCGCAGCCCCCGCCCACCGCAGACACGTGCGCACCATCCAGGAAGTACGAACCACCGTCACACGGGTCATCACAGACGTGTATTATGAGGACGGCAAAGAGGTGGAACGCAAAGTCACAGAG GAGACGGAGGAGCCAGTGGTGGACTGCCAGGTGTTGGACGGCGACATGTCCCCATGCCGTACAGGCAGCAGTTCTTTGACCTCTGGTGACCTGGCTGACATCAGCTCTCTGTCGTCCAAGGCCTCCAGCCTGCAGCACAGCTCCGGAGGAACCAGCAGCAGCGGCTTCACCAGGCCGGATTTCATCATGCCGCCCAGTCGAGGGGCCACATCCTTCAG tCCCAGGAGGGGAGGCGGGCAGCAACAGAGGGGTCACAGGGGTCAAAGGGCAGGGTCAGTGGTCACAATGCACAGAGGTGACAGCACCCTGGGGTCCCGGGCCTTCGTCCCGCTGACCCCCAGAGGAAGGGCTAGAAGGGGCCGGCCCCCATCCCGGGCCTCCATGTCCAG GGGAGGTGGTGTTGGCTCGCTGCAGAGGCTAGGTGCCCACGGCCAGCCACAGTCCTCCTCAGAGGATGAGCTGTACACCCGCATGCTCCCCCCGCGCCTCCCCATAAGCCCCACAGACGCCGAGCTGCCCAGCCACTCCGACTCCCTCAGGTCATCGCCGGAGGAGGCCAGCTCGGCCAGAAGCAGCTTCGTCGGCCTGCGGGTGGTAGCCAAGTGGTCGTCCAACGGCTGCTTCTACTCCGGCCGCATCATGAAGGACATCGGGGAGGGGAGATTCCGCCTGCGGTTTGACGACGGCTACGAGTGCGAGGTGGCGGGGAAGGATATCCTGCTGTGTGATCCCATCCCCCTGGAGACGGAGGTCACCGCTCTGCTGGAGGACGAGTACTTCAGCATAG gtgttgTTAGGGGCCATAAAACCGAGGGGCAGGAGCTGTTCTACAGTGTGGAGAAGGACGGACAGACGCAGTGGTACAACAGGACCGCCATCATCCTGTCTCTGGAGCAGGGAAACAAGCTAAGGGAGCAGCACAGCCTCGGGCCCTACGAGCCCTCCACCACCCTGAGCAAAGCCTCCGACATCAGCCTCG ATAACCTGGTGGAGGGGAAGAGGAGGCGCAGAGGAGGCCCCGAGGGTCAGAACACTCCCAACCGCAGCTCCTCAAGCAGCCCCCGAACCCCCGGCCCCTCTGGCAAGAGGAAGCTGATGGCCTCCGAAGACAACAGGACGCCGGCCAAGAGAGGCCGCAGGGGCTCGGGGGTCAAAGCCG CTCAGCGGGTCGGGCTGTGTAACACCTCTGGCAGCGGCACCGATCTCCCCGGTCAGTCTTGTGACGTGGGGGAGACTCACGGCCCGCTGCCCCAGAACACGACTCTCTTCATGGGCTTCGCCTTCATGCTGACGACCTCGTCTGAGATCGACCGGCTGACCAACAAGCACAGCAGCGATGATGAGGAAG atTATGTGCAGACAGGTCCGTATAACAAAGCATACACAGAGTCCCAGCTGCAGGCAGGTGGAGGCTTTGTCCTGCCAGACTTCAATGAAGAACAA TGTAAGGCAGCTTACCAGAGCCTGCTCATCGCCGACCAGCACTGTCGTACGAGGAAGTACCTGCTGTGTTTGGCCAGCGGTGTGCCGTGTGTGTCACACATCTGGGTGCGAGACTGCTGCAAAGAGAACAAGCTGCTTAACTACAGGAATTATTTATTGCCTGCCGGTGTCGGGCCAGATGAGACCATAGTAGAATG GCATCCACGCTGCAGCCCGTTCAAAGCTCTGCGGGTCCTTCTGGTGTTTGAGAAGCCAGTGGAGCTTTGGGCACAGCTGATAACCTTGGGTGGAGGTTCTTCTATTCGACAGTTCCAGACAGACAAAGATGGCTTAG ACATTCCAGCGAGCAAGTATGATGTTGTGGTGACAGACCGTGCCTGCCCGCCATTGGTGGAGAAAAACGTGACGTCGCAGAAAGTCCCACTGGTGTCTCCTGAGTGGCTCATCCAGAGTGTTATCCGTGGGGAGCGCCTGGGTTTCCATAGCAAGCCTCAGTATCGCCACGACTACTCCTCCTCCACCGCCTCCTCATAA
- the tp53bp1 gene encoding TP53-binding protein 1 isoform X1, with protein sequence MDPGGNELDSSLPQPENPCLIVEDSQPDSVALEDDPESSYRALLARRLSSLQPTSRSPVLMETSIQPSIHPSSQPSTIQGHLVRLDKRPRGRELISSPLGSRLSQTDSQSESSQSNNQAEPGILLADNSSSAFQEESQVLNICPPANKRKCAADDTNMDSGADSTTHCIQSEEGTSQFGFLELSQSQDLRGEVINSQQEDEEEDIVLQPDSETRTKLAEQNISCRTSDSQDNRAVRSEVSSSSSLEPPGPSGRQLSIQALLHSQAPGEQGEQDGEILSSQEDMFDADKTGAAVDSTVSEPEQQTHPTSTPAHTLRLLHLSGQGTLVQESLSQSSVDYVAPTPDNFTHTPLIVPSSPTGPENEHGADEAMDTSLPPEDRAGEKEEPMETEADSKPHPSASTPLSQNSPGFVLERTLSIPSQPEFSHDVFVPTQSQEAPQQSDKKMTSLPRETQSQHLESGAFTLPLQLSMNTQSSSPAQKTSEHIEEDSQATQIEELEEPPGVDTSDSVVSHQRSESNGVSSESQTATSSKASAFAKSPKHRSECATKEPSHLSQQSDVHKKTSWNVQDVNVKDRKSDSKEACSADAVSCSQPKFDPSDLTVNSCVQETPPDTTPCSLSSQSMISNTSVVDVVKGSVDLRKEGGTAKSPSIKLFSHKCGTGGNSQTVKDVTYEPVDGDVEEDVVMEEGESTFGGGASGMALALSQSQLLSPEPVEGESGDRGEDSVIVVTDSERDSQVLQKDVSSQSKTNNSQPIGGNASVSTNGHESQAQAKKVHPAPDRLSQTERVGPEPEGLKDKSLSDSSGEISFHFTLPKEGELIGPAVGATPPLISQLKQTLRHSTPIEISSFSEKSGVVGDVSADGAMAASDIVSGESGDDTAEKGDGKLSLRMKLVTPVEEGSSERFSLQKPALSEEDESVVKVTTVAKAVTSSPSVFSRVRQVHRQQEPREDSQAGGNTTPLREELFASPQRSSQASSLGCNSLPNSQSEPSQQEALAAPQESRKDPPGPTEQSGDKQGPPQAPEPPTPNRTDGSQRAPQQTIASSPSNKLRQRTVSQQTSFDTPGLRSPAGRGEPESPSFRRTAAPAHRRHVRTIQEVRTTVTRVITDVYYEDGKEVERKVTEETEEPVVDCQVLDGDMSPCRTGSSSLTSGDLADISSLSSKASSLQHSSGGTSSSGFTRPDFIMPPSRGATSFSPRRGGGQQQRGHRGQRAGSVVTMHRGDSTLGSRAFVPLTPRGRARRGRPPSRASMSRGGGVGSLQRLGAHGQPQSSSEDELYTRMLPPRLPISPTDAELPSHSDSLRSSPEEASSARSSFVGLRVVAKWSSNGCFYSGRIMKDIGEGRFRLRFDDGYECEVAGKDILLCDPIPLETEVTALLEDEYFSIGVVRGHKTEGQELFYSVEKDGQTQWYNRTAIILSLEQGNKLREQHSLGPYEPSTTLSKASDISLDNLVEGKRRRRGGPEGQNTPNRSSSSSPRTPGPSGKRKLMASEDNRTPAKRGRRGSGVKAAQRVGLCNTSGSGTDLPGQSCDVGETHGPLPQNTTLFMGFAFMLTTSSEIDRLTNKHSSDDEEDYVQTGPYNKAYTESQLQAGGGFVLPDFNEEQCKAAYQSLLIADQHCRTRKYLLCLASGVPCVSHIWVRDCCKENKLLNYRNYLLPAGVGPDETIVEWHPRCSPFKALRVLLVFEKPVELWAQLITLGGGSSIRQFQTDKDGLDIPASKYDVVVTDRACPPLVEKNVTSQKVPLVSPEWLIQSVIRGERLGFHSKPQYRHDYSSSTASS encoded by the exons ATGGATCCCGGTGGAAATGAACTGGACTCCAGCCTGCCTCAGCCCGAGAACCCGTGTCTGATCGTGGAGGACTCCCAGCCGGACAGTGTCGCCCTGGAGGACGACCCTGAAAGCAGCTACCGAGCTCTGCTGGCCCGGCGCCTGTCCAGCCTGCAGCCCACCTCCCGCAGTCCGGTTCTG ATGGAGACATCaatccagccatccatccatccatccagccagcCATCCACTATTCAGGGTCACTTGGTGAGATTGGACAAGAGGCCGAGAGGCAGG GAACTGATATCTTCCCCGTTAGGAAGCAGATTATCTCAGACTGatagccaatcagagagctCCCAGAGTAACAACCAAGCTGAACCAG GCATTCTCCTGGCGGACAACTCCAGTTCTGCATTCCAGGAGGAAAGTCAAGTTCTGAACATTTGCCCTCCAGCCAACAAGAGAAA GTGTGCAGCAGATGACACTAATATGGATTCTGGAGCTGATTCTACCACACACTGCATTCAGTCTGAGG aGGGAACCTCTCAATTTGGTTTTCTTGAGCTTTCTCAGAGTCAGGATTTGCGAGGTGAAGTGATCAACAGTCagcaggaagatgaagaagaagacatcGTACTGCAGCCAGACAGCGAAACACGCACCAAATTAG CAGAGCAGAACATCAGCTGCAGGACTTCAGACAGTCAGGACAACAGAGCAGTGAG ATCTGAGGTGAGCTCCAGCAGCTCATTGGAGCCTCCGGGTCCGTCGGGGAGGCAGCTGAGCATCCAGGCTCTTCTGCACTCTCAGGCCCCTGGTGAGCAGGGCGAGCAGGACGGTGAGATCCTGTCCTCGCAGGAGGACATGTTCGACGCTGACAAGACAG GTGCTGCGGTGGACAGCACAGTGTCTGAGCCGGAGCAGCAGACTCACCCCACTTCGACACCGGCCCACACCCTGCGACTGTTGCATCTGTCTGGACAGGGAACACTGGTGCAGGAAAGCCTGTCCCA GAGCTCTGTTGACTATGTAGCCCCCACCCCAGACAACTTCACCCACACCCCTTTAATTGTTCCCAGCTCACCAACTGGACCAGAGAATGAACACG GTGCTGACGAAGCGATGGATACTTCACTGCCCCCAGAAGACCGAGCCGGAGAAAAGGAAGAGCCAATGGAAACGGAGGCAGACTCCAAGCCACACCCGTCCGCCTCTACTCCTTTATCCCAGAATTCCCCTGGATTTGTGTTAGAGCGAACTCTCTCTATACCCTCCCAGCCAGAGTTCTCTCAT GATGTGTTTGTCCCAACGCAGAGCCAAGAGGCACCACAACAGTCAGATAAGAAGATGACATCATTGCCTCGCGAGACACAGTCTCAACATCTGGAGTCAGGTGCTTTCACTTTGCCTTTGCAGCTCTCTATGAACACGCAGAGCAGTAGCCCAGCCCAGAAGACCTCGGAACATATTGAGGAGGACAGCCAGGCCACTCAGATCGAGGAGCTGGAGGAGCCGCCCGGTGTCGACACCAGCGACTCCGTGGTTTCACACCAGAGGAGCGAGAGCAACGGCGTCTCTTCAGAGTCACAAACTGCCACCAGTTCTAAAGCTTCCGCCTTTGCTAAATCACCAAAGCATCGCAGTGAATGTGCCACAAAGGAGCCGTCCCATCTGTCGCAGCAGTCTGACGTGCACAAAAAGACCTCTTGGAATGTACAAGATGTGAATGTAAAAGACCGTAAGAGTGACAGCAAAGAGGCGTGCTCTGCTGACGCAGTGTCCTGCTCCCAACCAAAGTTTGATCCCTCCGATCTGACCGTTAACAGCTGTGTGCAGGAGACTCCCCCAGACACTACACCATGCAGTTTGTCCTCGCAGTCTATGATCTCTAACACATCTGTTGTGGATGTGGTGAAGGGTTCTGTAGACttgaggaaggaaggaggaactGCAAAGAGTCCTTCCATAAAATTATTTTCACATAAGTGTGGAACGGGTGGCAACAGTCAAACTGTCAAAGACGTTACGTATGAGCCTGTGGATGGTGACGTAGAAGAGGATGTTGTgatggaggagggggagagCACGTTTGGAGGCGGGGCCTCAGGAATGGCTCTGGCCCTTTCCCAGAGCCAGCTGTTGTCTCCTGAGCCGGTGGAGGGGGAGAGCGGCGACAGAGGAGAGGACAGTGTCATCGTCGTTACAGACAGCGAGAGAGACTCCCAGGTTCTTCAGAAAGACGTGTCGTCACAGTCAAAGACCAACAATTCCCAACCAATCGGAGGCAACGCGTCCGTCTCCACTAACGGCCACGAGTCCCAGGCGCAGGCGAAGAAGGTGCACCCGGCTCCCGATAGGCTCTCCCAGACCGAGAGGGTGGGGCCTGAACCAGAGGGGCTCAAAGACAAGAGCCTGAGTGATAGCTCGGGAG AAATTTCCTTCCACTTCACACTTCCTAAAGAAGGGGAGCTGATTGGTCCTGCTGTCGGTGCCACGCCCCCTCTAATCAGCCAGCTGAAGCAGACGCTGAGACACAGCACTCCCATCG aGATCAGTTCTTTTTCTGAAAAGTCAGGCGTGGTGGGGGATGTCTCTGCAGACGGTGCAATGGCAGCCAGTGACATTGTGTCGGGGGAAAGCGGGGATGACACAGCGGAAAAGGGAGACGGGAAGCTGAGTTTGAGGATGAAGCTGGTGACCCCCGTCGAAGAGGGCAGCTCGGAGCGCTTCAGCCTGCAGA AGCCAGCACTATCAGAAGAGGATGAATCTGTTGTCAAGGTTACCACTGTTGCCAAGGCTGTTACCAG CAGCCCGTCAGTGTTCAGTCGTGTCAGACAGGTGCACAGACAGCAGGAGCCAAGGGAGGACAGCCAGGCTGGAGGCAACACCACACCGCTCAG AGAGGAGCTGTTTGCCTCTCCACAGAGGAGCTCCCAGGCGTCTTCGCTGGGATGCAACAGCCTcccaaacagccaatcagagccttCACAACAGGAAGCGTTGGCAGCACCTCAGGAGAGCCGTAAGGATCCTCCTGGCCCTACCGAGCAGTCTGGGGATAAGCAAGGACCCCCTCAAGCTCCAGAGCCGCCCACCCCGAATCGGACCGATGGCAGTCAGAGGGCTCCTCAGCAGACCATCGCCTCCAGTCCGTCCAACAAG CTCCGTCAGCGGACAGTCTCCCAGCAGACCAGCTTCGATACACCGGGGCTGCGCTCCCCAGCTGGCAGG GGTGAACCAGAGTCTCCGTCCTTTAGAAGAACCGCAGCCCCCGCCCACCGCAGACACGTGCGCACCATCCAGGAAGTACGAACCACCGTCACACGGGTCATCACAGACGTGTATTATGAGGACGGCAAAGAGGTGGAACGCAAAGTCACAGAG GAGACGGAGGAGCCAGTGGTGGACTGCCAGGTGTTGGACGGCGACATGTCCCCATGCCGTACAGGCAGCAGTTCTTTGACCTCTGGTGACCTGGCTGACATCAGCTCTCTGTCGTCCAAGGCCTCCAGCCTGCAGCACAGCTCCGGAGGAACCAGCAGCAGCGGCTTCACCAGGCCGGATTTCATCATGCCGCCCAGTCGAGGGGCCACATCCTTCAG tCCCAGGAGGGGAGGCGGGCAGCAACAGAGGGGTCACAGGGGTCAAAGGGCAGGGTCAGTGGTCACAATGCACAGAGGTGACAGCACCCTGGGGTCCCGGGCCTTCGTCCCGCTGACCCCCAGAGGAAGGGCTAGAAGGGGCCGGCCCCCATCCCGGGCCTCCATGTCCAG GGGAGGTGGTGTTGGCTCGCTGCAGAGGCTAGGTGCCCACGGCCAGCCACAGTCCTCCTCAGAGGATGAGCTGTACACCCGCATGCTCCCCCCGCGCCTCCCCATAAGCCCCACAGACGCCGAGCTGCCCAGCCACTCCGACTCCCTCAGGTCATCGCCGGAGGAGGCCAGCTCGGCCAGAAGCAGCTTCGTCGGCCTGCGGGTGGTAGCCAAGTGGTCGTCCAACGGCTGCTTCTACTCCGGCCGCATCATGAAGGACATCGGGGAGGGGAGATTCCGCCTGCGGTTTGACGACGGCTACGAGTGCGAGGTGGCGGGGAAGGATATCCTGCTGTGTGATCCCATCCCCCTGGAGACGGAGGTCACCGCTCTGCTGGAGGACGAGTACTTCAGCATAG gtgttgTTAGGGGCCATAAAACCGAGGGGCAGGAGCTGTTCTACAGTGTGGAGAAGGACGGACAGACGCAGTGGTACAACAGGACCGCCATCATCCTGTCTCTGGAGCAGGGAAACAAGCTAAGGGAGCAGCACAGCCTCGGGCCCTACGAGCCCTCCACCACCCTGAGCAAAGCCTCCGACATCAGCCTCG ATAACCTGGTGGAGGGGAAGAGGAGGCGCAGAGGAGGCCCCGAGGGTCAGAACACTCCCAACCGCAGCTCCTCAAGCAGCCCCCGAACCCCCGGCCCCTCTGGCAAGAGGAAGCTGATGGCCTCCGAAGACAACAGGACGCCGGCCAAGAGAGGCCGCAGGGGCTCGGGGGTCAAAGCCG CTCAGCGGGTCGGGCTGTGTAACACCTCTGGCAGCGGCACCGATCTCCCCGGTCAGTCTTGTGACGTGGGGGAGACTCACGGCCCGCTGCCCCAGAACACGACTCTCTTCATGGGCTTCGCCTTCATGCTGACGACCTCGTCTGAGATCGACCGGCTGACCAACAAGCACAGCAGCGATGATGAGGAAG atTATGTGCAGACAGGTCCGTATAACAAAGCATACACAGAGTCCCAGCTGCAGGCAGGTGGAGGCTTTGTCCTGCCAGACTTCAATGAAGAACAA TGTAAGGCAGCTTACCAGAGCCTGCTCATCGCCGACCAGCACTGTCGTACGAGGAAGTACCTGCTGTGTTTGGCCAGCGGTGTGCCGTGTGTGTCACACATCTGGGTGCGAGACTGCTGCAAAGAGAACAAGCTGCTTAACTACAGGAATTATTTATTGCCTGCCGGTGTCGGGCCAGATGAGACCATAGTAGAATG GCATCCACGCTGCAGCCCGTTCAAAGCTCTGCGGGTCCTTCTGGTGTTTGAGAAGCCAGTGGAGCTTTGGGCACAGCTGATAACCTTGGGTGGAGGTTCTTCTATTCGACAGTTCCAGACAGACAAAGATGGCTTAG ACATTCCAGCGAGCAAGTATGATGTTGTGGTGACAGACCGTGCCTGCCCGCCATTGGTGGAGAAAAACGTGACGTCGCAGAAAGTCCCACTGGTGTCTCCTGAGTGGCTCATCCAGAGTGTTATCCGTGGGGAGCGCCTGGGTTTCCATAGCAAGCCTCAGTATCGCCACGACTACTCCTCCTCCACCGCCTCCTCATAA